A stretch of the Panicum virgatum strain AP13 chromosome 9N, P.virgatum_v5, whole genome shotgun sequence genome encodes the following:
- the LOC120691127 gene encoding peroxidase 2-like encodes MASKVAAVLSCALLVVAAAGYYTPPSPAATCGLKVGYYHDRCPEAEAIVKRAVGDAVRQNPGVGAGLIRMLFHDCFVEGCDASVLLDPTPANPQPEKLGPPNNPSLRGFEVIDAAKAALERACPGVVSCADIVAFAARDASSFLRRGVDFDMPAGRLDGRVSIASRTLDFLPAPTFNLSLLVGSFAAKGLGVEDMVVLAGAHTVGRSHCSSFVPDRLAAPSDISPSLAASLRGRCPASPSPSDDPTVVQDAVTPDTLDNQYYKNVLAHRVLFTSDAALLASPATARMVADNANIPGWWEDRFKKAMVRMASVEVKTGNQGEVRRNCRAVNYR; translated from the exons ATGGCGAGCAAGGTGGCCGCCGTGCTCTCGTGCGCGTTGCTGGTCGTGGCAGCGGCTGGCTACTACACTCCTCCCAGCCCTGCTGCCACTTGCGGGCTCAAGGTCGGGTACTACCACGACAGGTGCCCGGAAGCCGAGGCCATCGTCAAGCGCGCCGTCGGAGACGCCGTCCGCCAGAAccccggcgtcggcgccgggcTCATCCGCATGCtcttccacgactgcttcgtcGAG GGCTGCGACGCCTCCGTCCTGCTGGACCCGACGCCGGCCAACCCGCAGCCGGAGAAGCTCGGCCCGCCGAACAACCCCAGCCTCCGCGGCTTCGAGGTCATCGACGCCGCCAAGGCCGCGCTGGAGCGGGCCTGCCCGGGCGTCGTCTCCTGCGCGGACATCGTCGCCTTCGCCGCCCGCGACGCGTCCTCCTTCCTCCGCCGCGGGGTCGACTTCGACatgcccgccggccgcctcgacgGGCGCGTCTCGATCGCCTCCCGCACGCTCGACTTCCTCCCGGCGCCGACCTTCAACCTCTCCTTGCTCGTGGGCAGCTTCGCCGCCAAGGGCCTCGGCGTCGAGGACATGGTCGTGCTCGCGGGCGCGCACACCGTGGGGCGCTCCCACTGCTCGTCCTTCGTCCccgaccgcctcgccgccccctcCGACATCAGCCCGTCCCTCGCCGCGTCCCTGAGGGGGCGGTGCCCGGCGAGCCCGAGCCCCAGCGACGACCCCACCGTGGTGCAGGACGCCGTGACGCCGGACACGCTGGACAACCAGTACTACAAGAACGTGCTGGCGCACCGGGTGCTCTTCACGTCCGACGCGGCGCTCctcgcgtcgccggcgacggcgaggatggTGGCGGACAACGCCAACATCCCCGGGTGGTGGGAGGACAGGTTCAAGAAGGCCATGGTGAGGATGGCCAGCGTCG